Genomic segment of Dactylococcopsis salina PCC 8305:
AAGGGAGCAATGGGAGACAAGGGAGACAAGGGAGCAATGGGAGACAAGGGAGACAAGGGAGACAAGGGAGACAAGGGAGACAAGGGAGACAAGGGAGACAAGGGAGACAAGGGAGACAAGGGAGACAAGGGAGACAAGGGAGCGATTTTCTCCCCCATCTTCCCCATCTCCCCCATCTTCCCCATCTCCCCCATCTCCCCCATCTTCCCCATCTCCCCCATCTTCCCCATCTCCCCCATCTTCCCCATCTCCCCCATCTTCCCCATCTCCCCCATCTCCCCCATCTTCCCCATCTTCCCCATCTTCCCCATCTTCCCCATCTTCCCCATCTTCCCCATCTCCCCCATCTTCCCCATCTCCCCCATCTTCCCCATCTTGCCTCTTGCCTAAGGCAACTTGCCTTTTGCCTTACTACACCGAAAACATGAACTTTTTCAGCAAGCCCTATTTAGGAGTAAAAATGAATCAACCTCAACCCAGTATTACCCCCAATACCCAAGAACCGAAATTTGGCTTTAATAAATATGCAGAACGTCTCAATGGTCGCGCGGCGATGATTGGCTTTGTTTCCTTACTACTGGTGGAATTTTTCACTGGAAAAGGTATGCTATCGTGGCTAGGATTACTGTAACAGTTCGCGTTACCTTAGAATTAGCACTTTTTAACCTGATTAGAATCATCAAAGCATGAATATGTCCTTATCTCGCTTGATTACCCGTGCTTATCGTAAAGAACCAATTACAGCCTTTATCTTTACCGTTGGCTTAGTCAACGCAATCATCGGTGGGGTTGGGGAACGTTGGACATTGTTGAGCTTAGGGCTAATTGTGGGAGGGAGCGCGATCGCGCTACGATGGTGGCAAGGATATCAGGGACGCACCATCTCCGAGAGAGCCACCCCCCGTCGTTATCTCACCAGTTCCGACTCACCGCGTCCTCTCCCTCCCCTTCGCAAAACCCAAAACCGTTCTCATCGTCCAAATTAAATCCTATCGATACTGTAGCATCAGGTTCTCAAAATGGTATTACAACGAGAAAAAATGCGATCGAAACTTTAAAACAACATAATTGTGATTTGAATATCAAACTTTAGTATTTCTACTGATTTTAAAAGTTTGATAATTACTCTCTTTGAGAAGGTAATGAGGTCTGATGAAGATAACGTTCAAA
This window contains:
- a CDS encoding chlorophyll a/b-binding protein is translated as MNQPQPSITPNTQEPKFGFNKYAERLNGRAAMIGFVSLLLVEFFTGKGMLSWLGLL